A genomic segment from Prochlorothrix hollandica PCC 9006 = CALU 1027 encodes:
- a CDS encoding PDDEXK family nuclease, translating to MISLLAPPHLSPEQYLTQEETALTKSEYHNGTLIPRIGGSINHNRITAVLNGSCGVPPEGAHHTKGFSHRDPYN from the coding sequence ATGATCTCCCTCCTCGCACCCCCCCACCTCAGCCCAGAACAGTACCTGACCCAAGAAGAAACCGCCCTCACCAAGAGCGAGTATCATAATGGAACCCTGATCCCCAGGATCGGCGGATCTATCAACCATAACCGCATTACAGCAGTCCTAAATGGGTCGTGTGGTGTGCCCCCGGAGGGGGCACACCACACCAAGGGTTTCAGCCATCGAGATCCTTACAACTGA
- a CDS encoding Uma2 family endonuclease: MIAIAPPSLSSPTLPHSPQITWEPLPADFILPDDPVDNQLQPLLAAALRDSLELAGLVPDSALIATNFGLCATVNSKIVVKAPDWVYIPQVKPQPDGAIRRSYTPQAEGDHPLMVLEFISETEGGEYSINPHYPYGKWHFYERILQVPFYGIFHPQTNTLELYRLVNGQYTAQHPNASHRFWIAELNLFLGTWPGQRSALSTHWLRWWDAAETLLPWSSEVIDQERQRAEQERQRTEQERQRAEQAESQLQREQALRQQLLDRLQALGIDLDGTEA, translated from the coding sequence ATGATTGCGATCGCCCCCCCTAGCCTCAGTTCCCCAACCCTCCCCCACTCCCCCCAAATTACTTGGGAACCCCTACCCGCTGATTTCATCTTGCCCGATGACCCCGTGGACAACCAACTTCAACCCCTTCTCGCCGCTGCTCTCCGCGACTCCCTAGAATTAGCCGGTTTAGTACCGGACTCAGCCCTCATTGCCACCAACTTTGGCCTTTGCGCCACGGTCAACAGCAAAATCGTTGTCAAAGCCCCCGACTGGGTTTATATCCCCCAGGTTAAGCCCCAACCCGATGGAGCCATTCGCCGTAGCTACACCCCCCAAGCCGAAGGAGACCATCCCCTCATGGTCCTCGAATTTATCTCAGAAACCGAAGGGGGAGAATACTCTATTAACCCCCACTATCCCTACGGCAAATGGCATTTCTATGAGCGAATTCTACAAGTCCCCTTCTACGGTATTTTCCACCCCCAAACGAACACCTTAGAACTCTACCGTTTGGTCAATGGCCAATACACAGCCCAACACCCCAATGCCAGTCACCGCTTCTGGATTGCAGAACTTAACCTATTTCTAGGGACTTGGCCCGGTCAGCGCTCTGCTCTCTCTACCCACTGGCTCCGCTGGTGGGATGCCGCTGAAACTCTCCTACCCTGGAGCAGCGAGGTCATTGACCAGGAACGCCAACGCGCCGAACAGGAGCGCCAACGCACCGAACAGGAACGCCAACGCGCCGAACAGGCCGAATCCCAACTTCAGCGGGAACAGGCCCTGCGCCAACAACTCCTCGATCGCCTTCAAGCCCTAGGCATTGACCTCGACGGCACCGAGGCGTAA